From Puntigrus tetrazona isolate hp1 chromosome 8, ASM1883169v1, whole genome shotgun sequence, the proteins below share one genomic window:
- the zgc:113363 gene encoding myoD family inhibitor isoform X2, with the protein MDVQLQDGRQGSVPDKVVPQENHVHTTQPQAARKPDVTGPISAEIAGRGSNESLTDAVTTNDDALLLPDHIPTISRKIEKVKPSLPNGSSPPVKGSAIVHAPPASSSGGSTPRPKTQQKCNGHAKCNRHKHPHRKHTPSTSTSQQSFKGDASQIQRVAGDDCCAHCILACLFCEVLSWCSAVAQCLACGLECDVLCCCGEAATGGLACCAEDTCSALLDCGILEDCCQSSDCLEICLECCSICFPT; encoded by the exons ATGGATGTCCAACTGCAGGACGGAAGGCAGGGCAGCGTGCCGGACAAGGTCGTGCCCCAGGAGAATCATGTCCACACAACACAACCACAGGCCGCCCGCAAACCCGACGTCACGG GTCCTATCTCAGCTGAGATTGCTGGCAGAGGAAGCAACGAGTCTCTTACAGACGCTGTGACAACCAACGATGACGCTTTACTGCTTCCTGACCACATACCTACAATTTCACGCAAAATAGAGAAAG TGAAGCCCAGTCTTCCCAATGGCTCGTCTCCTCCGGTCAAAGGGTCTGCTATCGTCCACGCGCCGCCGGCTTCTTCATCAGGAGGATCGACGCCTCGcccaaaaacacaacagaaatgcAACGGACATGCAAAGTGCAACAGACACAAGCACcctcacagaaaacacacaccctCCACCTCCACGAGCCAGCAGAGCTTCAAAGGTGATGCTTCGCAGATACAGAGAGTAGCCGGAGACG ACTGCTGTGCTCACTGCATCCTAGCCTGTCTGTTCTGCGAGGTGCTGTCGTGGTGTTCGGCCGTGGCTCAGTGTTTGGCCTGCGGTCTGGAGTGTGACGTTCTCTGCTGCTGTGGGGAAGCGGCCACCGGCGGTCTAGCGTGCTGCGCTGAGGACACCTGCTCTGCCCTGCTGGATTGTGGGATACTGGAGGACTGTTGCCAGTCTTCGGACTGTTTGGAGATCTGTCTGGAATGCTGCTCCATCTGCTTTCCGACCTAA
- the zgc:113363 gene encoding myoD family inhibitor isoform X1 has translation MDVQLQDGRQGSVPDKVVPQENHVHTTQPQAARKPDVTGPISAEIAGRGSNESLTDAVTTNDDALLLPDHIPTISRKIEKGNVKPSLPNGSSPPVKGSAIVHAPPASSSGGSTPRPKTQQKCNGHAKCNRHKHPHRKHTPSTSTSQQSFKGDASQIQRVAGDDCCAHCILACLFCEVLSWCSAVAQCLACGLECDVLCCCGEAATGGLACCAEDTCSALLDCGILEDCCQSSDCLEICLECCSICFPT, from the exons ATGGATGTCCAACTGCAGGACGGAAGGCAGGGCAGCGTGCCGGACAAGGTCGTGCCCCAGGAGAATCATGTCCACACAACACAACCACAGGCCGCCCGCAAACCCGACGTCACGG GTCCTATCTCAGCTGAGATTGCTGGCAGAGGAAGCAACGAGTCTCTTACAGACGCTGTGACAACCAACGATGACGCTTTACTGCTTCCTGACCACATACCTACAATTTCACGCAAAATAGAGAAAGGCAATG TGAAGCCCAGTCTTCCCAATGGCTCGTCTCCTCCGGTCAAAGGGTCTGCTATCGTCCACGCGCCGCCGGCTTCTTCATCAGGAGGATCGACGCCTCGcccaaaaacacaacagaaatgcAACGGACATGCAAAGTGCAACAGACACAAGCACcctcacagaaaacacacaccctCCACCTCCACGAGCCAGCAGAGCTTCAAAGGTGATGCTTCGCAGATACAGAGAGTAGCCGGAGACG ACTGCTGTGCTCACTGCATCCTAGCCTGTCTGTTCTGCGAGGTGCTGTCGTGGTGTTCGGCCGTGGCTCAGTGTTTGGCCTGCGGTCTGGAGTGTGACGTTCTCTGCTGCTGTGGGGAAGCGGCCACCGGCGGTCTAGCGTGCTGCGCTGAGGACACCTGCTCTGCCCTGCTGGATTGTGGGATACTGGAGGACTGTTGCCAGTCTTCGGACTGTTTGGAGATCTGTCTGGAATGCTGCTCCATCTGCTTTCCGACCTAA